The Pyrococcus horikoshii OT3 genome includes a window with the following:
- a CDS encoding Lrp/AsnC family transcriptional regulator, whose protein sequence is MVRAYVLLTIEIGKVEKVIEELKKIPGVTKADAVTGPYDAIVHIEANDLGELTRKILHDIHNIDGVIDTTTAIVVEIEES, encoded by the coding sequence ATGGTTAGGGCGTATGTTTTGTTAACTATTGAGATAGGGAAAGTAGAAAAAGTAATTGAAGAGCTTAAGAAGATACCAGGTGTCACCAAAGCCGACGCAGTTACCGGGCCCTACGATGCCATCGTACACATAGAGGCCAATGACCTCGGGGAGTTGACCAGGAAGATACTCCATGACATCCATAATATAGATGGAGTTATCGACACGACAACTGCAATAGTTGTAGAAATAGAGGAAAGCTAA
- a CDS encoding signal recognition particle protein Srp19, protein MGRFVVWPCELDSRLSRKYGRIIPKNLAIEKPSLDEIIEVAETLNLKIVEVDREKLNPRLSGIDEELRTYGRIIIESPYGKVKTLRLIAQKIREFRRRR, encoded by the coding sequence ATGGGAAGATTCGTTGTCTGGCCTTGCGAGCTTGATTCAAGATTAAGTAGGAAATATGGGAGGATAATTCCAAAAAATTTAGCCATTGAAAAGCCTTCTCTTGATGAGATCATTGAAGTCGCTGAAACTTTAAATCTTAAAATTGTAGAAGTTGATAGGGAAAAGCTAAATCCAAGGCTTTCGGGTATAGATGAAGAACTAAGAACATATGGAAGAATAATAATTGAAAGCCCCTATGGAAAAGTAAAGACTCTAAGGCTTATAGCTCAGAAAATTAGGGAATTTAGAAGAAGACGTTAG
- a CDS encoding DUF257 family protein, with product MKPKYIDKMVIDKIRNGDVAIIEYPSTFPIHEFLWGDLIPVLIDNFEIVIDDFFGLGDVLFRTYLRRIPPKRYPEVMEKIMGKIKAIKIGPGKISYTGTIEEIPLTYDLSEFIKLYYPGIREILTKSSKRVIFITVGLSEYLYFGGNEALKTVLLSRSILPIEDWTSIYLLNVDLAPERSVAALEEISPFIVYLSEKGTLVKKE from the coding sequence ATGAAACCAAAATATATTGATAAAATGGTTATAGATAAAATTAGGAATGGTGATGTCGCAATAATTGAGTACCCAAGCACATTTCCCATTCACGAGTTCCTATGGGGAGACTTAATACCAGTCCTAATTGATAATTTTGAGATAGTCATAGATGATTTCTTTGGACTAGGTGATGTACTTTTCAGGACTTACTTAAGGAGAATCCCTCCGAAAAGATACCCAGAGGTTATGGAAAAGATTATGGGGAAGATAAAGGCGATAAAGATAGGTCCTGGGAAGATAAGTTACACGGGAACCATTGAGGAGATACCCCTAACGTACGATCTATCAGAGTTCATAAAACTATATTATCCTGGGATAAGGGAGATACTAACAAAGTCCTCCAAAAGGGTTATTTTCATAACAGTGGGTCTTTCAGAATATCTCTATTTTGGTGGAAATGAAGCTCTAAAGACCGTACTCTTAAGTAGAAGCATCCTCCCAATTGAAGATTGGACGTCAATATATCTATTAAATGTGGATCTTGCCCCGGAGAGAAGTGTTGCTGCATTGGAAGAGATAAGCCCCTTTATAGTGTACCTATCGGAAAAGGGGACATTGGTGAAAAAGGAATGA
- a CDS encoding tRNA (adenine-N1)-methyltransferase, with product MIREGDKIILVDPRGKRYLVTATPKDFHTDLGIIKLGDVIGKNFGDSIKSHKGHVFKILKPRIVDYLDKMKRGPQIVHPKDAALIVAYAGISPGDFIVEAGVGSGALTLFLANIVGPQGKIVSYEIREDFAKLAWENIKLAGFEDRVTIKLKNIYDGIDEENVDHIVLDLPQPERVVEHAIKALKPGGFFIAYTPCANQVMRLHDKLAEFRDTFMRPRTIEVIVFDQEVKKECMRPKTTVLAHTGYITFARKL from the coding sequence ATGATAAGGGAAGGGGATAAAATAATCTTGGTAGATCCCAGGGGTAAGAGGTACTTAGTTACCGCTACTCCAAAGGATTTTCACACGGATCTGGGGATAATTAAGCTTGGAGATGTTATAGGAAAGAACTTCGGAGATAGCATTAAGAGTCATAAAGGACACGTGTTTAAGATCCTAAAGCCCAGGATAGTGGATTATTTAGATAAGATGAAGAGGGGCCCACAGATAGTTCATCCCAAAGATGCAGCATTAATAGTTGCTTATGCTGGAATCTCCCCAGGAGACTTCATTGTTGAAGCGGGAGTTGGAAGTGGTGCTCTAACTTTATTCCTTGCTAATATAGTCGGACCTCAGGGAAAAATCGTTAGCTACGAGATTAGGGAAGATTTCGCAAAGTTAGCTTGGGAGAATATAAAATTAGCAGGATTTGAGGATAGAGTCACGATAAAGCTCAAAAATATATACGATGGCATCGACGAGGAAAATGTAGACCATATAGTACTTGATTTACCCCAGCCAGAGAGGGTCGTTGAGCATGCAATCAAGGCCTTGAAGCCTGGAGGGTTTTTCATTGCTTATACACCCTGTGCAAATCAGGTAATGAGGCTTCATGATAAGCTTGCGGAGTTTAGAGATACCTTTATGAGGCCAAGAACAATCGAGGTGATAGTATTCGATCAGGAAGTCAAAAAGGAGTGTATGAGACCCAAGACGACAGTTTTAGCCCATACAGGTTATATAACCTTTGCTAGAAAGCTATGA
- a CDS encoding integrase, translated as MPNGYMVSLNEKFYSINFELPKSNFLTISDYHIYSSRIYDNNGLGFFNISRTGIIERIVYKEIRGGFERWIKSKVSAKVAKDYLSYLDRYIGDRVIRNSSDVAEIMFNIKRGKDKFAKAFRNLINYCVEFGIISEEFANRLRRTVKFDYSIGVDLYVPSDEEVREWIERIDREDAKLATLLIAFSGLRIKEAVRILQNFDEKRLKLEKINGVEIAYYELGWARKTKMANYAFMPGWLGRRFRKMDTTYYRIQAYAVKRGVKLKYLRKWLINKLVEFGVPESVVKFIIGHSQGHNIMGIHYLDLLKQAKRYYGKVLHSLEEALRIREVIRKGDFNG; from the coding sequence ATGCCAAACGGATATATGGTCAGTCTAAATGAAAAATTTTACTCTATAAACTTCGAATTACCTAAAAGCAACTTTCTAACGATTTCTGATTATCATATATACAGTTCTCGTATATACGATAATAATGGACTCGGATTCTTTAATATAAGTAGAACAGGAATTATCGAAAGAATCGTATATAAAGAGATTAGAGGAGGCTTTGAAAGATGGATTAAGAGTAAAGTGAGTGCGAAGGTTGCCAAGGATTATCTGAGTTATTTGGACAGGTATATTGGGGATAGAGTAATAAGGAACTCAAGTGACGTTGCAGAGATAATGTTCAATATTAAACGGGGCAAAGACAAATTCGCGAAGGCATTTAGAAACCTGATCAATTATTGTGTTGAGTTTGGGATTATAAGTGAGGAGTTTGCGAATAGGCTAAGAAGGACAGTAAAGTTCGATTATTCGATAGGAGTGGATTTATATGTGCCAAGCGATGAAGAAGTCAGGGAATGGATCGAGAGGATCGATCGAGAAGATGCAAAGTTAGCCACTCTGCTTATCGCTTTTAGTGGATTGAGAATTAAAGAAGCTGTCAGGATTCTGCAGAATTTTGACGAAAAACGATTAAAGCTTGAAAAGATTAATGGAGTTGAAATAGCGTATTATGAGCTGGGATGGGCAAGAAAAACAAAGATGGCAAATTATGCATTTATGCCAGGATGGCTTGGGCGAAGATTTAGAAAGATGGACACGACATATTATAGGATTCAGGCATATGCTGTTAAACGGGGAGTAAAGTTAAAGTATCTGCGAAAATGGCTTATTAATAAGCTGGTGGAGTTTGGGGTTCCCGAAAGTGTTGTGAAATTCATAATCGGCCACAGTCAAGGACATAATATAATGGGAATCCACTATTTGGATTTATTGAAACAGGCAAAAAGGTATTATGGGAAGGTTCTTCATAGTCTTGAAGAGGCCCTTAGAATAAGAGAAGTAATAAGGAAAGGTGACTTTAATGGGTGA
- a CDS encoding winged helix-turn-helix transcriptional regulator produces the protein MSSKEIAEVTNLSERTVRYALKILKSYGIVKEIFLLKDARKRVYATNLRSEDLEKAIEISSF, from the coding sequence ATGTCCTCAAAAGAGATAGCGGAAGTAACCAACCTTTCTGAAAGAACCGTGAGATATGCGTTAAAGATCCTGAAGAGTTACGGGATCGTAAAAGAGATATTTCTGCTCAAAGATGCAAGGAAACGAGTATATGCGACGAATTTAAGATCTGAGGATCTTGAGAAAGCCATCGAGATCAGTAGCTTCTAA
- a CDS encoding YkgJ family cysteine cluster protein gives MRFKPRPFVKPVKFKCKFCLDCCKGRHVYLTLNDIKRLIDAGYDPQDFLTISIEDGKIRFVLSVREWDLGCVFQDPETGLCKVHPHRPLICRIYPFMVSKKPLGIKGEKKFEINGKSFWLYYDENCPGINDEDGDTITPEEILKLGIKFEEELEATDLDGFLKILRS, from the coding sequence ATGAGATTTAAGCCAAGGCCCTTTGTTAAGCCGGTAAAGTTTAAATGCAAGTTTTGCCTCGACTGTTGTAAGGGTAGACATGTCTATTTAACTCTAAATGATATAAAAAGGCTAATTGATGCTGGTTACGATCCTCAAGATTTCTTAACGATATCGATTGAAGATGGGAAGATTAGATTCGTACTCTCGGTTAGGGAATGGGACTTAGGTTGCGTTTTTCAGGATCCTGAAACTGGGTTATGTAAAGTTCATCCTCATCGACCTTTAATTTGTAGAATATATCCTTTCATGGTTTCTAAGAAACCTTTGGGAATTAAGGGTGAGAAGAAATTCGAAATCAATGGTAAGAGCTTTTGGCTTTACTATGATGAGAATTGTCCTGGGATAAATGATGAAGATGGGGATACTATAACTCCTGAAGAGATTCTCAAGCTTGGTATAAAATTTGAGGAAGAGTTAGAAGCTACTGATCTCGATGGCTTTCTCAAGATCCTCAGATCTTAA
- a CDS encoding DUF257 family protein gives MEAAQRFESGLFEYLGGIHPGELYLITYTSEEPVHLAFYILVKNLAESNIPFAVIDVLDHLHLIKVNLKLAGIDTSIIDKAKVIKVGGFIETGEIVKRISFDSEILVFGKQLNEMIMRLGASKGRPIIIIGVGAEKIVRMFEGSPSELETFFALLGRAPLGNESFSRIVFLNTSLLQKEALYEFIELATRVFELKLEGEAGIDKRLSFKIVKSMKFEEYGEELKVSASTLQNHLKTL, from the coding sequence ATGGAAGCCGCTCAGAGATTTGAATCAGGATTATTTGAGTACCTAGGTGGTATTCATCCGGGAGAGCTATATTTAATAACCTATACGTCGGAAGAACCTGTTCATCTCGCATTCTATATTTTAGTTAAGAACCTTGCGGAGAGTAACATCCCCTTTGCAGTAATCGATGTCCTTGACCACTTACACCTCATTAAGGTTAACCTAAAGCTAGCTGGAATTGACACAAGCATTATAGATAAGGCCAAGGTCATTAAGGTAGGAGGGTTCATCGAGACTGGCGAGATTGTTAAGAGAATAAGCTTTGACTCGGAGATATTGGTATTTGGGAAGCAATTAAATGAAATGATAATGCGGTTGGGAGCTTCCAAGGGTAGGCCCATAATCATAATTGGAGTTGGGGCCGAGAAGATAGTGAGGATGTTTGAGGGATCTCCAAGTGAACTTGAAACCTTCTTTGCATTGTTGGGAAGAGCCCCTCTGGGGAATGAGAGCTTTTCCAGAATAGTTTTCCTAAACACATCACTATTGCAGAAGGAAGCATTATACGAGTTTATTGAACTTGCCACTAGAGTTTTTGAGCTGAAGTTGGAGGGTGAGGCAGGAATTGACAAGAGGCTTTCGTTCAAGATCGTTAAATCTATGAAGTTCGAGGAGTATGGGGAGGAGCTTAAGGTATCTGCAAGCACACTTCAAAACCACCTAAAAACTCTCTAA